The proteins below are encoded in one region of Periplaneta americana isolate PAMFEO1 chromosome 11, P.americana_PAMFEO1_priV1, whole genome shotgun sequence:
- the LOC138708545 gene encoding mucin-2-like: MDLKSALALCTLAFCAVSASIIPEALPTVSPNEDAPVNTFDGECTYFKAGINIKIGEKDIDVPYLTSDFVSEDCGSDQYQQNTITIKWGSPITTVPPTTTTSTSRPVETTIPSDSTSTTETTTTPTTDTTTTTTPTTDNTTTPTTDNTTTGTTRETTTTPTTQATSTSTTEITSTTTTEATSTPTTEATSTPTTEITSTPTTEVTSTPTTEATSTPTTEITSTQTTEATSTPTTEITSTPTTQATSTPTTQATSTPTTEATSTPTTEATSTPTTEATSTPTTEITSTPTTEATSTPTTEITSTPTTEATSTPTTEITSTPTTEATSTPTTEATSTPTTEITSTPTTEVTSTPTTEATSTPTTEATSTPTTEITSTPTTEITSTPTTEVTSTPTTEATSTPTTEATSTPTTEVTSTPTTEATSTPTTEATSTPTTEITSTPTTEITSTPTSEITSTPTTEITSTPTTEVTSTPTIEATSTPTTEITSTPTTEAISTPTTEVTSTPTTEITSTRTTEATSTPTTEITSTPTTEITSTPTTTTEATSTPTTEITSTPTTEITSTPTTEATSTPTTEATSTPTTEIISTPTTEVTSTPTTEITSTPTTEATSTPTTEATSTPTTEATSTPTTEITSTPTSEITSTPTTEITSTPTTEVTSTPTTEATSTPTTEATSTPTTEITSTPTTEVTSTLTTEATSTPTTEATSTPTTEATSTPTTEITSTPTTEITSTPTTEATSTPTTEITSTSTTEVTSTPTTEVTSTPTTEITSTPTTEITSTPTTEVTSTPTTEATSTPTTEATSTPTTEITSTPTTEITSTPTSEITSTPTTEFTSTPTTEVTSTPTTEATSKPTTEITSTPTTEATSTPTTKITSTPTTEITSTPTTEITSTPTTEITSTPTTQATSTPTTEATSTPTTEITSTPTTEVTSTLTTEATSTPTTEATSTPTTDITSTPTTEATSTPTTEATSTPTTESTSTPTTEITSTPTTEVTSTPTTEATSTPTTEITSTPTTEITSTPTTEATSTPTSEITSTPTTEITSTPTTQATSTTTTEATSTPTTVITSTTTTEATSTPTTEVTSTPTTEITSTPTTEATSTPTTEATSTPTTDITSTPTTEATSTPTTEATSTPTTESTSTPTTEITSTPTTEVTSTPTTEATSTPTTEITSTPTTEITSTPTTEATSTPTSEITSTPTTEITSTPTTQATSTTTTEATSTPTTEITSTTTTEATSTPTTEVTSTPTTEITSTPTTEATSTPTTEATSTPTTDITSTPTTEATSTPTTEATSTPTTESTSTPTTEITSTPTTEVTSTPTTEATSTPTTEITSIPTTEITSTPTTEATSTPTSEITSTPTTEITSTPTTQATSTTTTEATSTPTTEITSTTTTEATSTPTTEVTSTPTTEITSTPTTEVTSTPTTEATSTPTTEATSTPTTEVTSTPTTEITTTPTTEATSTPTTQATSTPTTEATSTPTTDATSTPTTEATSTPTTEITSTPTTEITSTPTTEVTSTPTTEITSTPTTEATSTPTTEATSTPTTEATSTPTTEATSTPTTEATSTPTTEITSTPTTGTTSTPTTEITSTPTTEITSTPTTEVTSTPTTEATSTPTTQATSTPTTEATSTPTTEATSTPTTEITTTPTTEATSTPTTEATSTPTTEITSTPTTEVTSTPTTEATSTPTTEVTSTPTAEATSTPTTEATSTPTTEATSTPTTEITSTPTTEITSTPTTEVTSTPTTEATSTPTTQATSTPTTEATSTPTTEATSTPTTEITTTPTTEATSTPTTEATSTPTTEITSTPTTEVTSTPTTEATSTPTTEVTSTPTAEATSTPTTEATSTPTTEATSTPTTEITSTPATEATTTPTTEATAILTTTTTTREKPSETAPLLPDNNKIDVHSLDLGVAESHVRRRHRRSVSAELDYENTLVLTAIRKDATYSLSSISYTNPEGTYVIAKEDILPIEVGKEYVCSDGVQIVDDVMTVSFKRVEFLAFRDGGNVQLQKCDNHEDAPEPEIPDHGDPDIGDFSVEDPETGEACIQAQMGIILMVAYQDTNGETKYAKIEVPENARVSGSCSAQDKSQILILSWGGEVATTPSSRAARADYDNIVTMSFKKTEEEYYVDNIGVDVVVDEERFPGAINVGRRQQVEFTNLTVLNTPLGHSVVCNNGEYYDGQKEKGSFYLKVESLTAQGSNETTGEVSYCKADAVPAEDDDTVAIAVGTTVGVLVLVGLVGGAVVAIIIRRRRNRRRSLVE; the protein is encoded by the exons CCGTATCTGCATCTATTATACCTGAAGCTCTTCCAACAGTCAGTCCGAATGAAGATGCCCCAGTCAATACGTTCGATGGGGAATGCACTTATTTCAAAGCAGGAATTAACATAAAAATAGGCGAAAAA GACATAGACGTTCCATACTTGACAAGCGATTTCGTATCTGAAGATTGTGGCAGCGATCAATATCAACAGAACACCATCACAATAAAATGGGGTTCTCCAATAACAACCGTACCGCCAACAACAACAACGAGCACATCAAGACCGGTCGAGACGACGATACCATCAGACAGCACATCGACAACAGAGACCACAACGACACCGACAACTGACACCACAACGACAACGACACCGACAACAGACAACACAACGACACCGACAACAGACAACACAACGACAGGGACTACAAGAGAGACCACAACTACACCGACAACACAGGCCACATCTACATCGACAACAGAGATCACATCTACAACGACAACAGAGGccacatctacaccgacaacagaggccacatctacaccgacaacagagatcacatctacaccgacaacagaggtcacatctacaccgacaacagaggccacatctacaccgacaacagagatCACATCTACACAGACAACAGAGGccacatctacaccgacaacagagatcacatctacaccgacaacacaggccacatctacaccgacaacacaggccacatctacaccgacaacagaggccacgtctacaccgacaacagaggccacatctacaccgacaacagaggccacatctacaccgacaacagagatcacatctacaccgacaacagaggcaacatctacaccgacaacagagatcacatctacaccgacaacagaggctacatctacaccgacaacagagatcacatctacaccgacaacagaggccacatctacaccgacaacagaggccacatctacaccgacaacagagatCACATCTACGCCGACAACAGAGGtcacatctacaccgacaacagaggccacatctacaccgacaacagaggccacatctacaccgacaacagagatcacatctacaccgacaacagagatcacatctacaccgacaacagaggtcacatctacaccgacaacagaggccacatctacaccgacaacagaggcCACATCTACACCTACAACAGAGGtcacatctacaccgacaacagaggccacatctacaccgacaacagaggccacatctacaccgacaacagagatcacatctacaccgacaacagagatCACATCTACACCGACATCAGAGAtcacatctacaccgacaacagagatcacatctacaccgacaacagaggTCACATCTACACCGACAATAGAGGccacatctacaccgacaacagagatcacatctacaccgacaacagaggccatatctacaccgacaacagaggtcacatctacaccgacaacagagatCACATCTACACGGACAACAGAGGccacatctacaccgacaacagagatcacatctacaccgacaacagaaatcacatctacaccgacaa cgacaacagaagccacatctacaccgacaacagagatcacatctacaccgacaacagagatcacatctacaccgacaacagaggccacatctacaccgacaacagaggccacatctacaccgacaacagagatcatatctacaccgacaacagaggtcacatctacaccgacaacagagatcacatctacaccgacaacagaggccacatctacaccgacaacagaggcaacatctacaccgacaacagaggcaacatctacaccgacaacagagatCACATCTACACCGACATCAGAGAtcacatctacaccgacaacagagatcacatctacaccgacaacagaggtcacatctacaccgacaacagaggccacatctacaccgacaacagaggccacatctacaccgacaacagagatcacatctacaccgacaacagaggTCACATCTACACTGACAACAGAGGccacatctacaccgacaacagaggccacatctacaccgacaacagaggccacatctacaccgacaacagagatcacatctacaccgacaacagagatcacatctacaccgacaacagaggccacatctacaccgacaaccGAGATCACATCTACATCTACAACAGAGGtcacatctacaccgacaacagaggtcacatctacaccgacaacagagatcacatctacaccgacaacagagatcacatctacaccgacaacagaggtcacatctacaccgacaacagaggccacatctacaccgacaacagaggccacatctacaccgacaacagagatcacatctacaccgacaacagagatCACATCTACACCGACATCAGAGAtcacatctacaccgacaacagagttcacatctacaccgacaacagaggtcacatctacaccgacaacagaggcCACATCTAAACCGACAACAGAGAtcacatctacaccgacaacagaggccacatctacaccgacaacaaagatcacatctacaccgacaacagagatcacatctacaccgacaacagagatcacatctacaccgacaacagagatcacatctacaccgacaacacaggccacatctacaccgacaacagaggccacatctacaccgacaacagagatcacatctacaccgacaacagaggTCACATCTACACTGACAACAGAGGccacatctacaccgacaacagaggccacatctacaccgacaacagatatcacatctacaccgacaacagaggcaacatctacaccgacaacagaggccacatctacaccgacaacagagagcacatctacaccgacaacagagatcacatctacaccgacaacagaggtaacatctacaccgacaacagaggccacatctacaccgacaacagagatcacatctacaccgacaacagagatcacatctacaccgacaacagaggcCACATCTACACCGACATCAGAGAtcacatctacaccgacaacagagatcacatctacaccgacaacacAGGCCACATCTACAACGACAACAGAGGccacatctacaccgacaacagtGATCACATCTACAACCACAACAGAGGccacatctacaccgacaacagaggtcacatctacaccgacaacagagatcacatctacaccgacaacagaggccacatctacaccgacaacagaggccacatctacaccgacaacagatatcacatctacaccgacaacagaggcaacatctacaccgacaacagaggccacatctacaccgacaacagagagcacatctacaccgacaacagagatcacatctacaccgacaacagaggtaacatctacaccgacaacagaggccacatctacaccgacaacagagatcacatctacaccgacaacagagatcacatctacaccgacaacagaggcCACATCTACACCGACATCAGAGAtcacatctacaccgacaacagagatcacatctacaccgacaacacAGGCCACATCTACAACGACAACAGAGGccacatctacaccgacaacagagatCACATCTACAACCACAACAGAGGccacatctacaccgacaacagaggtcacatctacaccgacaacagagatcacatctacaccgacaacagaggccacatctacaccgacaacagaggccacatctacaccgacaacagatatcacatctacaccgacaacagaggcaacatctacaccgacaacagaggccacatctacaccgacaacagagagcacatctacaccgacaacagagatcacatctacaccgacaacagaggtaacatctacaccgacaacagaggccacatctacaccgacaacagagatCACATCTATACCGACAACAGAGAtcacatctacaccgacaacagaggcCACATCTACACCGACATCAGAGAtcacatctacaccgacaacagagatcacatctacaccgacaacacAGGCCACATCTACAACGACAACAGAGGccacatctacaccgacaacagagatCACATCTACAACCACAACAGAGGccacatctacaccgacaacagaggtcacatctacaccgacaacagagatcacatctacaccgacaacagaggtcacatctacaccgacaacggaggccacatctacaccgacaacggaggccacatctacaccgacaacagaggtgacatctacaccgacaacagagatcacaactacaccgacaacagaggccacatctacaccgacaacacaggccacatctacaccgacaacagaggccacatctacaccgacaacagatgctacatctacaccgacaacagaggccacatctacaccgacaacggagatcacatctacaccgacaacagagatcacatctacaccgacaacgGAGGTaacatctacaccgacaacagagatcacatctacaccgacaacagaggccacttctacaccgacaacagaggccacatctacaccgacaacagaagccacatctacaccgacaacagaggccacatctacaccgacaacagaggcaacatctacaccgacaacagaaatcacatctacaccgacaacagggaccacatctacaccgacaacagagatcacatctacaccgacaacagagatcacatctacaccgacaacagaggtcacatctacaccgacaacagaggccacatctacaccgacaacacaggccacatctacaccgacaacagaggccacatctacaccgacaacagaggccacatctacaccgacaacagagatcacaactacaccgacaacagaggccacatctacaccgacaacggaggccacatctacaccgacaacagagatcacatctacaccgacaacagaggtcacatctacaccgacaacagaggctacatctacaccgacaacagaggTCACATCTACACCGACAGCAGAGGccacatctacaccgacaacagaggcCACTTCCACACCGACAACAGAGGCCACTTCCACACCGACAACAGAGAtcacatctacaccgacaacagag atcacatctacaccgacaacagaggtcacatctacaccgacaacagaggccacatctacaccgacaacacaggccacatctacaccgacaacagaggccacatctacaccgacaacagaggccacatctacaccgacaacagagatcacaactacaccgacaacagaggccacatctacaccgacaacggaggccacatctacaccgacaacagagatcacatctacaccgacaacagaggtcacatctacaccgacaacagaggctacatctacaccgacaacagaggTCACATCTACACCGACAGCAGAGGccacatctacaccgacaacagaggcCACTTCCACACCGACAACAGAGGCCACTTCCACACCGACAACAGAGATCACATCTACACCGGCAACAGAGGCCACAActacaccgacaacagaggcCACAGCGATACTGACCACAACGACGACAACAAGAGAGAAACCGTCAGAGACAGCACCGCTGTTGCCGGATAATAACAAAATTGACGTACACTCTTTAGACTTGGGTGTTGCTGAATCCCATGTTCGTAGACGTCATCGTCGTTCTGTGTCTGCAGAACTGGATTATGAAAACACTCTCGTTCTCACAGCTATAAGAAAGGATGCGACATACAGCTTGAGCAGCATAAGCTATACTAACCCCG aaGGGACGTACGTAATTGCGAAAGAAGACATTCTCCCAATCGAAGTTGGAAAAGAATATGTGTGTAGTGACGGTGTTCAAATAGTGGACGATGTAATGACCGTCTCCTTCAAACGAGTGGAGTTCCTGGCTTTTCGAGATGGCGGCAATGTTCAACTAC aaaagtgTGACAATCACGAGGATGCACCAGAACCAGAGATACCAGACCATGGAGATCCAGACATTGGGGATTTCAGTGTAGAGGACCCCGAGACTGGCGAAGCCTGTATTCAAGCACAAATGGGCATCATCCTGATGGTTGCGTATCAAGACACCAATGGAGAG ACCAAATATGCCAAAATCGAAGTCCCGGAAAATGCACGCGTTTCTGGATCATGCTCAGCACAGGACAAGTCACAGATACTGATATTATCCTGGGGAGGCGAAGTGGCAACAACCCCTTCATCGCGAGCAGCAAGAGCAGACTATGATAATATAGTCACTATGTCTTTCAAAAAGACTGAGGAGGAATACTATGTAGATAACATCGGAGTAGATGTAGTAGTGGATGAAGAACGCTTTCCGGGTGCAATAA ATGTGGGTCGTAGACAGCAGGTAGAGTTTACGAATTTGACGGTCTTGAACACACCACTAGGCCATTCCGTCGTCTGCAACAATGGAGAGTATTACGACGGCCAGAAAGAAAAAGGCTCATTTTATCTGAAAGTGGAAAGCTTAACCGCCCAAGGTAGCAACGAAACAACAGGCGAAG TGTCATATTGCAAAGCTGATGCAGTACCCGCTGAAGATGATGATACAGTGGCTATCGCCGTGGGCACGACAGTGGGAGTGCTTGTCCTTGTTGGGTTGGTGGGTGGAGCGGTGGTGGCTATTattataagaagaagaagaaatcgtcGTCGTAGCCTTGTAGAGTAA